From Leisingera sp. NJS204, one genomic window encodes:
- a CDS encoding siderophore ABC transporter substrate-binding protein has translation MAHRKILQLAAFIAVALAGAAQAQSIAIDTARGAVELAEIPQKIVVLDAAAADTLEALQVPIAGVPSKLYVSYLQDLQDKAVPVGTLFEPDFEAIAMLAPDLIVAGGRSSAQVAALAGIAPAIDMTIWGEDHVAQSLARLRSYGRLTGQEARAADLEAAFTAKLEHTRAAVAGRGTAMILMTNGPKVSVYGAGSRFGWLHTALNLPEAVESVAAQTHGEAVSFEFIAAANPDWLIVIDRAAAIGQGNQAAAVTLDNALVAGTTAWRRQQVVYLNAANVYIAGGGIQSMTAALDEILAGFAAGG, from the coding sequence ATGGCCCATCGGAAGATCTTGCAGCTGGCTGCATTCATTGCTGTTGCCCTGGCCGGCGCGGCGCAGGCGCAAAGCATTGCCATTGACACCGCGCGCGGAGCGGTCGAACTGGCTGAAATTCCACAGAAAATCGTCGTGCTGGATGCCGCAGCCGCGGACACATTGGAGGCCCTGCAGGTACCAATCGCCGGTGTCCCGTCCAAACTGTATGTCAGCTACTTGCAGGATCTGCAGGACAAGGCCGTGCCAGTAGGCACCCTGTTTGAACCGGATTTTGAAGCCATTGCAATGCTAGCGCCTGATTTGATCGTAGCGGGCGGGCGGTCCTCGGCGCAGGTTGCGGCGCTGGCCGGGATCGCCCCGGCCATCGACATGACGATATGGGGCGAAGACCACGTTGCGCAATCGCTGGCGCGGCTGCGCAGCTATGGCCGCCTGACCGGGCAGGAGGCGCGGGCGGCGGATCTGGAAGCGGCCTTCACCGCCAAACTGGAGCACACCCGCGCTGCCGTTGCCGGCCGCGGCACGGCGATGATCCTGATGACCAACGGCCCCAAAGTATCTGTCTACGGCGCAGGGTCGCGGTTCGGCTGGCTGCACACCGCGCTGAATTTGCCGGAGGCGGTCGAAAGCGTCGCAGCACAGACCCACGGCGAGGCGGTATCGTTTGAGTTCATCGCCGCGGCCAACCCGGACTGGCTGATTGTCATCGACCGTGCCGCAGCGATTGGCCAGGGCAATCAGGCGGCGGCGGTCACCTTGGACAATGCGCTGGTGGCGGGCACCACGGCCTGGCGCCGGCAGCAGGTGGTCTATCTGAATGCGGCCAACGTCTATATTGCGGGCGGCGGCATCCAGTCGATGACGGCGGCGCTGGACGAAATTCTGGCCGGGTTTGCGGCGGGTGGCTGA
- a CDS encoding ABC transporter permease, which produces MGLLLGLLAAVSLFVGVNRLSPAALLSDPQALQLLAVSRIPRTVAVLLTGASMAVAGVIMQLLVRNKFVEPGTTGTNEAAMLGLLAVTLLTPSMPLFGKMLAASASALAGTALFILLARRIPPERPLLIPLAGLVYGGVLTACATFIAFQTDLLQYLGVWMSGEFSGVLAGRYELLWLAGGLAMLSYLAADQFTIAGLGRNVSLNLGLRYGQVLGFGIVTVSLVSALVIVTVGMLPFIGLVVPNLVSRIMGDNLRASLPVVAGTGAGLLLLCDILGRLLRYPYEIPAGTVFGIFGAAVFLYMLLGRRAHG; this is translated from the coding sequence ATGGGCCTGCTGTTGGGCCTGCTCGCTGCGGTCAGCCTGTTTGTGGGCGTCAACCGGCTGAGCCCGGCAGCGTTGCTGAGCGATCCGCAGGCGTTGCAGCTGCTGGCGGTCAGCCGCATTCCCCGCACCGTTGCGGTACTGCTGACCGGCGCGTCGATGGCGGTGGCGGGTGTCATCATGCAACTGCTGGTGCGCAATAAATTCGTCGAGCCCGGCACCACTGGCACCAATGAAGCCGCCATGCTGGGACTGCTGGCGGTGACGCTGCTGACGCCCTCGATGCCCTTGTTCGGCAAAATGCTGGCGGCCTCGGCTTCCGCACTGGCGGGCACTGCCCTGTTCATCCTGCTGGCCCGCCGCATCCCGCCGGAGCGGCCATTGCTGATCCCGCTGGCCGGGCTGGTTTACGGCGGGGTGCTGACGGCCTGCGCAACCTTCATCGCATTTCAAACCGACCTGCTGCAATATCTTGGCGTCTGGATGAGCGGCGAGTTTTCCGGCGTTCTGGCAGGGCGGTATGAGCTGCTGTGGCTGGCGGGCGGGCTGGCGATGCTGTCCTATCTTGCTGCCGATCAGTTCACCATCGCGGGGCTGGGCCGGAATGTCAGCCTGAACCTTGGGCTGCGCTACGGGCAGGTGCTGGGTTTCGGCATTGTTACCGTTTCGCTGGTGTCGGCGCTGGTGATTGTGACCGTCGGGATGCTGCCCTTCATCGGGCTGGTGGTGCCCAATCTGGTTTCTCGGATCATGGGTGACAACCTGCGCGCCAGCCTGCCGGTGGTTGCCGGCACCGGGGCCGGGCTGCTGCTGCTGTGCGATATCCTGGGGCGGCTGCTGCGTTACCCGTATGAGATCCCCGCCGGCACCGTTTTCGGCATCTTCGGCGCTGCGGTGTTTCTGTATATGCTGCTGGGGCGGCGGGCGCATGGCTGA
- a CDS encoding iron chelate uptake ABC transporter family permease subunit has protein sequence MADRRILGLGCLLAAAAALFLFWGLRGPVAYILELRLVKLAGLLSVGAAVGVATVLLQTISHNRILTPAFMGFDALFLLLQTGLVAGLGIAGSSQIPALAGFLLDAAVMMGAALLLFTSVLRRTRHDIQLMVLTGVVLGLMFRTITAFVQRLMDPSEFSIVQARMFAQFGSFDHEALAVALGLMLLAFVWIWRNHAVLDVAALGRDTARSLGVGHDRLQLKVLCIIALLVSVSTALAGPIAFLGLLVTSLTHSLMQSHRHALLLPAAALISALVLVAGQTVFERILMLQSTLAVVIEFCGGLLFMFLLAKGKIR, from the coding sequence ATGGCTGACCGGCGGATACTGGGCCTGGGTTGCTTGCTGGCGGCGGCGGCGGCGCTGTTTCTGTTCTGGGGCTTGCGCGGGCCGGTGGCCTATATCCTGGAGCTGCGGCTGGTCAAATTGGCGGGCCTGCTGTCGGTCGGGGCCGCGGTCGGGGTGGCAACGGTGCTGTTGCAGACGATCAGCCACAACCGCATCCTGACGCCCGCCTTCATGGGGTTCGATGCGTTGTTCCTGCTGCTGCAGACCGGGCTGGTTGCAGGTTTGGGGATTGCCGGCAGCAGCCAGATCCCGGCCCTTGCCGGATTCCTGCTGGATGCCGCGGTCATGATGGGCGCGGCGCTGCTGTTGTTCACCAGCGTGCTGCGCCGAACACGCCATGACATCCAGCTGATGGTGCTGACCGGCGTGGTTCTGGGGCTGATGTTCCGGACAATCACCGCCTTTGTTCAGCGGCTGATGGATCCGTCCGAATTTTCAATCGTGCAGGCCAGGATGTTCGCGCAGTTCGGCAGTTTCGACCACGAGGCGCTGGCGGTGGCCCTGGGGCTGATGCTGCTGGCCTTTGTGTGGATTTGGCGCAATCACGCGGTTCTGGATGTGGCCGCCTTGGGCCGGGACACGGCACGCAGCCTGGGCGTGGGTCATGACCGTCTGCAGTTGAAGGTGCTATGCATCATTGCCTTGCTTGTTTCGGTGTCGACGGCGCTGGCCGGGCCGATTGCCTTTTTGGGGCTGCTGGTGACCAGCCTGACGCACAGCCTGATGCAGAGCCACCGCCATGCGCTGCTGCTGCCGGCCGCGGCGCTGATTTCCGCGCTTGTTCTGGTGGCTGGCCAGACCGTGTTCGAACGCATCCTGATGCTGCAATCCACCCTGGCCGTTGTCATCGAATTTTGCGGTGGCCTGTTGTTCATGTTCCTGCTGGCAAAGGGGAAAATCCGGTGA
- a CDS encoding iron ABC transporter ATP-binding protein, whose product MITIKGLSYGHGAKPIIDGIDAEIPAGRVTALIGPNGAGKSTLLNLIAQQLAPSRGCISLDGTDTARIAPGQLARKMAVVAQNLTVASRVRVKDLIGFGRWPHSQGRLTAADQAAIGDAIELFGLATLQQRFLDELSGGQRQRAFIAMAYAQDTDWLLLDEPLNNLDLHHARNLMSQLRRLAEQRGKGIVIVVHDLNYAISWSDHVVALKDGRIAFQGPVDEAASAASLTALYQTPVALTRIGGLPFAQYHR is encoded by the coding sequence GTGATCACAATAAAGGGCCTCAGCTATGGCCACGGCGCAAAGCCCATAATTGACGGGATTGATGCAGAAATCCCCGCAGGCCGGGTCACCGCCCTGATCGGCCCCAATGGTGCAGGCAAATCGACCCTGTTGAACCTGATCGCGCAGCAGCTGGCCCCCAGCCGCGGCTGCATCAGTCTGGACGGTACGGACACGGCCCGGATCGCCCCGGGCCAGCTGGCCCGCAAGATGGCGGTTGTTGCCCAGAACCTGACCGTAGCCAGCCGGGTCCGGGTCAAAGACCTGATCGGCTTTGGCCGCTGGCCGCACAGCCAGGGGCGGCTGACGGCAGCGGACCAGGCCGCCATCGGGGATGCGATTGAGCTGTTCGGCCTTGCCACCTTGCAGCAGCGGTTCCTGGATGAGCTGTCAGGCGGCCAGCGCCAGCGCGCCTTTATTGCCATGGCCTATGCCCAGGACACCGACTGGCTGCTGCTGGACGAGCCATTGAACAATCTGGACCTGCACCACGCCCGCAACCTGATGTCGCAGCTGCGCCGCCTGGCCGAACAGCGCGGCAAGGGCATTGTGATCGTCGTGCATGACCTCAATTATGCCATCAGCTGGTCCGATCACGTGGTGGCGCTGAAAGACGGGCGGATCGCTTTTCAAGGCCCGGTGGATGAGGCCGCCAGTGCCGCCAGCCTGACGGCACTGTATCAGACGCCGGTGGCCCTGACCCGGATCGGCGGCCTGCCGTTTGCGCAATACCACCGCTAG
- a CDS encoding transketolase, whose amino-acid sequence MRPDLTHLKTVEQRLLWLSHWMIHNANHIRPNPDGIKVGGHQASSASMVSIMTALYFSALRPEDRVAVKPHASPVFHAMQYLMGNQTREKMENFRGFGGVQSYPSRTKDIDDVDFSTGSVGLGVGITALASLVQDFIAAKDWGTGTRLGRMVALVGDAELDEGNIYEVLQEGWKNGLRNTWWIIDYNRQSLDGIVREGLFERIEKIFDAFGWDVVRVKYGALQRAAFEEPGGEALRAWIDACPNQEYSALTYMGGAVWRQRLLDDLGDQGAVTALIDHRNDAELAALMENLGGNCVETMADAFAAIGHDRPVCFLAYTVKGWGTPIAGHKDNHGGLMTKAQMADWQSHMGVPKGQEWDPFATVADVPALQAFLGQVPFFAQGPRRYAEAPLAVPSVALDTSREISTQMAFGKIMDALARGDSELAARILTTSPDVTGTTGLGPWVNRRKLFAREAQADAFIEHRIPSTAKWNFAPEGQHLELGIAEMNLFLLLGAAGLAHSLWGKRVIPVGTVYDPFVCRGLDALNYACYQDARFMIAGTPSGVTLAPEGGAHQSISTPLIGMSQDGLAAFEPAFADELAVIMEWAFGYLQRDGNGDPDERTWLRDETGGSVYLRLSTKPLEQPGKRADEDFRQGAIDGAYWLRKPGPNCSVVIAYQGAVADEAIAAAGMIGGVRRDIGVLAVTSADRLNAGWTAAQRERARGNPIALAHIEQLLRDLPAHCTLVTVIDGHPATLAWLGAVAGHRTIPHGVEHFGQTGTIGDLARHFRIDRQAIVNSIEGLTAGRNAALMPVNPG is encoded by the coding sequence ATGCGCCCGGACCTGACCCATCTGAAGACCGTTGAGCAGCGGCTGTTGTGGCTGTCGCACTGGATGATCCACAACGCCAACCACATCCGCCCCAATCCGGACGGGATCAAGGTGGGCGGGCATCAGGCCTCCTCTGCCTCGATGGTGTCGATCATGACGGCGCTGTACTTCTCGGCGCTGCGGCCCGAGGACCGGGTGGCGGTGAAACCGCATGCCTCGCCCGTCTTCCACGCGATGCAATACCTGATGGGCAACCAAACCCGCGAAAAGATGGAGAATTTCCGCGGCTTTGGCGGGGTGCAAAGCTATCCCAGCCGCACCAAGGACATTGACGATGTGGATTTCTCCACCGGCTCGGTCGGGCTGGGTGTCGGCATCACCGCGCTGGCGTCCCTGGTGCAGGATTTCATCGCCGCCAAGGACTGGGGGACGGGAACCAGACTGGGGCGCATGGTGGCCCTGGTCGGTGATGCCGAACTGGATGAGGGCAACATCTACGAGGTACTGCAAGAGGGCTGGAAGAACGGCCTGCGCAACACCTGGTGGATCATCGACTACAACCGCCAGTCGCTGGATGGGATTGTGCGCGAAGGGCTGTTTGAGCGCATCGAGAAGATCTTTGATGCCTTTGGCTGGGATGTGGTGCGGGTGAAATACGGGGCGCTGCAGCGTGCGGCATTTGAAGAGCCGGGCGGGGAAGCCTTGCGCGCCTGGATCGATGCCTGCCCGAACCAGGAATATTCGGCGCTGACCTACATGGGCGGTGCGGTCTGGCGCCAGCGGCTGCTGGATGACTTGGGCGATCAGGGCGCGGTCACAGCGCTGATAGACCACCGCAATGATGCGGAGCTGGCGGCGCTGATGGAAAATCTCGGCGGCAACTGTGTGGAGACCATGGCGGATGCGTTTGCTGCCATCGGCCACGACCGCCCGGTCTGCTTCCTGGCCTATACGGTCAAGGGCTGGGGCACGCCGATTGCCGGCCACAAGGATAACCACGGCGGGCTGATGACCAAGGCCCAGATGGCGGATTGGCAATCACATATGGGGGTGCCCAAAGGCCAGGAATGGGATCCTTTTGCCACCGTTGCGGATGTGCCGGCGCTGCAGGCCTTCCTGGGCCAGGTGCCGTTTTTTGCCCAGGGCCCGCGCCGGTATGCCGAGGCGCCGCTGGCGGTGCCATCCGTGGCGTTGGATACATCCCGTGAAATCTCGACCCAGATGGCCTTTGGCAAAATCATGGATGCGCTGGCGCGCGGTGACAGCGAACTGGCGGCACGGATCCTGACCACCTCGCCGGATGTGACCGGCACCACCGGGCTGGGGCCATGGGTGAACCGGCGCAAACTGTTTGCCCGCGAGGCGCAGGCGGATGCGTTCATCGAACACCGCATTCCCTCCACCGCCAAGTGGAACTTTGCCCCCGAGGGCCAGCATCTGGAGCTGGGCATTGCCGAGATGAACCTGTTCCTGCTGCTGGGGGCAGCGGGGCTGGCGCACAGCCTGTGGGGCAAGCGGGTGATCCCGGTCGGCACGGTCTATGATCCCTTTGTCTGCCGCGGTCTCGATGCGCTGAACTATGCCTGTTACCAGGACGCGCGGTTCATGATTGCAGGCACCCCTTCCGGTGTGACACTGGCGCCCGAGGGCGGCGCGCATCAATCCATCAGCACCCCGCTGATCGGGATGAGCCAGGACGGGCTGGCGGCCTTTGAACCTGCCTTTGCCGATGAACTGGCGGTAATCATGGAATGGGCCTTTGGCTATTTGCAGAGGGATGGCAACGGCGACCCGGATGAGCGCACTTGGCTCAGGGATGAGACCGGCGGATCGGTCTATCTGCGGCTCAGCACAAAGCCGCTGGAGCAGCCGGGCAAACGCGCCGATGAGGATTTCCGCCAAGGCGCCATCGACGGTGCCTACTGGCTGCGCAAGCCCGGCCCCAATTGTTCGGTTGTGATCGCCTATCAGGGCGCGGTCGCAGACGAGGCGATTGCCGCCGCCGGTATGATCGGCGGCGTGCGGCGGGATATCGGCGTGCTGGCTGTCACCTCGGCGGACCGTTTGAATGCAGGCTGGACCGCCGCCCAGCGGGAGCGCGCCCGCGGCAATCCGATCGCTTTGGCGCATATCGAACAGCTGCTGCGGGATCTGCCTGCGCATTGCACCTTGGTCACCGTGATCGACGGCCATCCCGCAACCCTCGCCTGGCTTGGCGCCGTGGCCGGGCACAGGACGATCCCGCATGGGGTGGAGCACTTTGGCCAGACTGGAACAATCGGCGATCTCGCCCGCCATTTCCGGATCGACCGGCAGGCAATCGTTAATTCCATTGAAGGTCTGACGGCAGGCCGCAATGCCGCGCTGATGCCGGTCAATCCCGGCTGA
- a CDS encoding methionine gamma-lyase produces MTGPNGFATRAIHHAYDPQDHEGALTPPLHLTSTFAFETAEAGGEMFAGERAGHIYSRISNPTCDLLEQRIATLEGAEAGLALASGMGAVTAVLWTLLSPGDEVIVDKTLYGCTFAFMRHGLAKWGVTITHVDMSDLDNLRKAVSGKTRVVYFETPANPNMRLVDIEGAAEIAHASGAQLVVDNTYSTPYLTRPIELGADIVLHSATKYLGGHGDVVAGLVAGRAEQIAEIRLVGMKDMTGAVMAPFNAMLILRGLKTLNLRMDRHCASARVVADFLAAHPAVRTMHFPGLKSFPQHDVAERQMDQPGAMIAFEVEGGLAGGIALMNGLQMIQRAVSLGDAETLIQHPASMTHSTYTPEERAEHGISDGLIRLSVGLEEVEDILADLEQALPAPVQHAAE; encoded by the coding sequence ATGACCGGTCCCAACGGCTTTGCCACCCGCGCCATCCATCACGCCTATGATCCGCAGGACCACGAAGGCGCATTGACGCCGCCGCTGCACCTGACATCGACCTTTGCGTTTGAGACTGCCGAGGCCGGCGGCGAGATGTTTGCGGGGGAGCGCGCGGGCCATATTTACAGCCGCATCTCAAACCCGACCTGCGATCTGCTGGAGCAGCGCATCGCCACGCTGGAGGGCGCAGAAGCCGGCCTGGCGCTGGCCAGCGGCATGGGGGCGGTGACCGCTGTGCTGTGGACACTGCTGTCGCCGGGGGACGAAGTCATCGTCGACAAGACGCTTTATGGCTGCACCTTTGCCTTCATGCGTCACGGGCTGGCGAAATGGGGCGTCACCATCACCCATGTCGACATGAGCGACCTGGACAACCTGCGCAAAGCGGTCTCTGGCAAGACGCGGGTGGTCTACTTTGAAACGCCGGCCAACCCCAACATGCGGCTGGTGGATATCGAAGGCGCGGCCGAGATTGCCCATGCCTCTGGCGCCCAGCTGGTGGTCGACAACACCTATTCCACCCCGTATCTGACCCGCCCGATTGAACTGGGCGCCGATATTGTGCTGCATTCCGCCACCAAATACCTTGGCGGCCATGGCGATGTGGTGGCCGGGCTGGTTGCGGGCCGTGCCGAGCAGATCGCCGAAATCCGTCTGGTCGGCATGAAAGACATGACCGGTGCGGTGATGGCGCCGTTCAATGCCATGCTGATCCTGCGCGGTCTGAAGACGCTGAACCTGCGGATGGACCGCCACTGCGCCTCGGCCAGGGTGGTTGCAGACTTCCTCGCCGCCCATCCGGCGGTCCGCACAATGCACTTCCCAGGCCTCAAAAGCTTCCCGCAGCATGACGTGGCGGAACGCCAGATGGACCAGCCCGGCGCGATGATCGCGTTTGAGGTCGAGGGCGGGCTGGCCGGCGGCATCGCGCTGATGAACGGTCTGCAGATGATCCAGCGCGCGGTGTCTCTGGGTGATGCCGAGACCCTGATCCAGCACCCCGCCTCGATGACCCATTCGACCTATACGCCGGAAGAGCGCGCCGAACATGGCATCAGCGACGGGCTGATCCGCCTGTCCGTCGGCCTGGAGGAGGTCGAGGACATTCTGGCGGATCTGGAGCAGGCCCTGCCCGCCCCGGTGCAGCACGCCGCCGAATAA
- a CDS encoding Lrp/AsnC family transcriptional regulator — protein MDNKDRQIIRALQQDGRMTNQELADAVSLSPSPCLRRVRNLEAKGIIRGYSADADAAACGLAITVFVRIRLERHNETDVQNFERRMQMIEEVLECHVLTGAMDYQLRVLVPDLEAYENFIRHRIHPIGGIASIDTSFVYGTVKRTAVFPLSE, from the coding sequence ATGGACAACAAAGACAGACAAATCATCCGCGCCCTGCAGCAGGACGGGCGGATGACCAACCAGGAGCTTGCCGACGCGGTCAGCCTGTCTCCGTCGCCGTGTCTGCGGCGGGTCCGGAACCTTGAAGCCAAGGGGATTATCCGCGGTTACAGCGCCGATGCGGATGCCGCCGCCTGCGGGCTGGCGATCACCGTCTTTGTCCGCATCCGCCTGGAACGGCATAACGAAACCGACGTCCAGAATTTCGAACGGCGGATGCAGATGATCGAGGAGGTGCTGGAGTGCCACGTGCTGACTGGCGCAATGGACTACCAATTGCGGGTACTGGTGCCTGATCTGGAAGCCTATGAAAATTTCATCCGCCACCGCATTCATCCGATCGGCGGCATTGCATCGATCGACACCAGTTTTGTCTACGGCACCGTAAAACGCACCGCTGTCTTTCCCCTGTCTGAATGA
- the ehuR gene encoding MocR-like ectoine utilization transcription factor EhuR: MWYPDPETLRSPLHASLAVAIEQAILTEKLPAGSRLPPHRKMADRLGLSVHTVSKAYDSLRKQNLIDGQVGRGSYVSGPGPDAAPPRTALEEGFDFSTSRPIRNQEHSKQFQLSLQRLTAELNPSALQDCGFSSGHDGRRAAGAKWLAACGLAAAPEQILVTNGGSHGMSVALSALTRPGDTVLSDCITHNLLVSGCSYLGLKLSGLKTDSSGILPDALVKACRTSGAKVLCLLPSLANPVPVMMPEDRRRELSRIADDHGLYIIEDDPLGPVAEDRPPPVATLVPERSVYMSALSTCLMPGLQAGYMAAPSHLLPSLTGRLLSFGGAGTPLMQELAGCWVSDGTALEIADWQRKALKSRYRTVCGVLNGIPWTGHPAALHLWLPLPDGWSSVDFSQYASQMHIAVTPDAPFLPPDTRSPGAVRISLGAVQDETRFSKGLGLIAALLKLNPHSLPQLAF; the protein is encoded by the coding sequence ATGTGGTATCCTGATCCCGAAACGCTTCGTTCACCTTTGCATGCCAGCCTGGCAGTTGCGATTGAGCAGGCCATACTGACGGAGAAGCTCCCTGCCGGATCCCGGCTGCCGCCGCACCGCAAAATGGCAGACCGGCTTGGTTTGAGCGTTCACACCGTAAGCAAAGCCTACGATAGCTTGCGCAAGCAGAACCTGATTGACGGACAGGTTGGCCGGGGCAGCTATGTCAGCGGTCCCGGGCCAGACGCGGCTCCGCCAAGAACCGCTCTTGAAGAAGGGTTTGACTTCTCTACCTCCCGCCCCATCCGCAACCAAGAGCACAGCAAGCAGTTTCAGCTGTCATTGCAGAGGCTTACGGCAGAACTGAACCCCTCGGCCCTGCAGGATTGCGGTTTCAGCTCCGGGCATGATGGCCGCCGCGCGGCAGGGGCAAAGTGGCTGGCAGCCTGCGGTCTTGCCGCCGCTCCGGAACAGATTCTGGTGACAAACGGCGGCAGTCACGGAATGTCTGTTGCGCTGTCCGCACTGACCCGTCCTGGCGACACCGTTTTGTCTGACTGCATCACCCATAATCTGCTCGTTTCCGGTTGTTCCTATTTGGGATTGAAACTTTCAGGACTGAAAACGGACTCATCTGGCATTTTGCCGGATGCATTGGTGAAAGCCTGCCGGACGTCCGGCGCTAAAGTCCTGTGTTTGCTGCCGTCATTGGCAAACCCGGTGCCGGTTATGATGCCCGAAGACCGGCGCAGGGAGCTGTCCCGGATTGCCGATGACCATGGTCTTTACATCATTGAAGATGATCCGCTTGGCCCTGTAGCAGAGGATCGCCCGCCGCCGGTGGCAACGCTGGTGCCGGAACGTTCCGTCTATATGTCTGCCCTCAGCACATGCCTGATGCCCGGGCTGCAGGCCGGATACATGGCTGCGCCAAGCCATTTGCTCCCTTCCCTGACGGGCCGCCTGCTGAGTTTCGGGGGGGCGGGCACGCCCTTAATGCAGGAACTGGCCGGCTGCTGGGTATCGGACGGCACAGCGCTGGAGATTGCAGACTGGCAAAGGAAAGCACTGAAAAGCCGCTACCGCACTGTTTGCGGAGTATTAAATGGAATACCCTGGACAGGGCACCCTGCAGCACTGCATCTGTGGTTGCCGCTGCCTGACGGGTGGAGCTCCGTCGATTTTTCGCAATATGCGAGCCAGATGCACATAGCCGTTACGCCTGACGCGCCTTTTCTGCCCCCGGATACACGCTCACCGGGCGCAGTGCGGATTTCGCTGGGCGCGGTTCAGGATGAGACCCGTTTCAGCAAAGGCCTGGGGCTGATTGCAGCCCTTTTAAAGCTGAACCCGCACAGCCTGCCGCAGCTTGCGTTTTAG
- a CDS encoding aspartate kinase yields the protein MSRIRELRDTLIIADRRGGALYHRIFVVSAFGGITNLLLEHKKSGEPGVYALFANDDNDHGWLDALSRVGEAMARVHNGVLDNPADRALAEDFVRDRIEGARSCLFDLQRLCSYGHFRLSSQMMLVRELLSGLGEAHSAFVTTLMLQRAGVNARFIDLSGWRDDRECSLEERISGGLGTLDLASELPVVTGYAQCREGLMREYDRGYSEVTFSTIAAYTQAKEAIIHKEFHLSSADPALVGTKAVRKLGHTNYDVADQLSNMGMEAIHPNAAKILRQSKVALRITNAFEPSDPGTLIDGQPSKTAAVEIVTSLDVVALELFEQDMVGVKGYDATVLEALRRHNVRIVSKSSNANTITHYVEASLKTVRRVVNDLERAYPSAQVSTRALSIVSAIGRDLSGVQVLRRGLAAFDQAGVGVIAAHQTPRNVDVQFAVPRTSAETAVTVLHRALIAGTGQAAKVKAA from the coding sequence ATGTCCCGCATCCGGGAATTGCGCGACACTTTGATCATTGCTGACCGTCGCGGTGGCGCGCTCTATCACCGGATTTTTGTTGTTTCCGCTTTTGGCGGGATCACCAACTTGCTGCTGGAGCACAAGAAATCCGGGGAACCTGGCGTCTATGCCCTGTTTGCCAACGACGACAACGATCATGGCTGGCTTGATGCGCTGAGCCGCGTGGGTGAAGCGATGGCCAGGGTCCACAATGGCGTCCTGGACAATCCGGCCGACCGGGCGCTGGCGGAGGATTTCGTGCGCGACCGCATCGAAGGGGCCCGCAGCTGCCTGTTCGACCTGCAGCGCCTGTGCTCCTACGGCCATTTCCGCCTGTCGAGCCAGATGATGCTGGTGCGCGAGCTGCTGTCCGGGCTGGGCGAGGCGCATTCCGCCTTTGTGACAACGCTGATGCTGCAGCGTGCCGGTGTGAATGCCCGTTTTATTGACCTCAGCGGCTGGCGCGATGACAGGGAATGCTCGCTTGAGGAACGGATCAGTGGCGGCCTTGGCACTCTTGACCTGGCGTCAGAACTGCCTGTCGTCACCGGCTACGCGCAGTGCCGCGAGGGGCTGATGCGCGAATATGACCGCGGGTATTCCGAAGTCACATTTTCCACCATCGCGGCATACACCCAGGCGAAAGAGGCGATCATCCACAAGGAGTTCCACCTGTCATCCGCAGATCCGGCGCTGGTGGGCACAAAAGCCGTGCGCAAACTGGGGCACACGAATTACGATGTCGCCGACCAGCTGTCGAATATGGGGATGGAGGCCATTCACCCGAATGCTGCCAAGATCCTGCGCCAGTCAAAAGTGGCTCTGCGCATCACCAATGCCTTTGAGCCTTCCGATCCCGGCACCCTCATCGACGGCCAGCCTTCCAAAACCGCAGCCGTTGAAATCGTGACCAGCCTTGATGTGGTTGCGCTGGAGCTGTTCGAGCAGGATATGGTCGGCGTCAAAGGCTATGATGCCACTGTTCTAGAGGCCCTGCGCCGCCACAACGTCCGGATCGTTTCCAAAAGCTCGAACGCCAATACGATCACCCACTATGTCGAGGCATCGCTGAAGACAGTGCGCCGTGTGGTGAATGACCTTGAGCGCGCGTATCCGTCCGCCCAGGTCAGCACACGGGCGTTGTCCATCGTTTCGGCCATTGGACGCGACCTGTCCGGGGTGCAAGTGCTTCGCCGCGGGCTTGCAGCCTTTGACCAAGCGGGTGTCGGGGTGATCGCTGCGCATCAGACACCGCGCAATGTCGATGTTCAATTTGCGGTGCCACGGACGTCAGCGGAAACTGCGGTCACGGTTTTGCACAGGGCTCTTATTGCGGGAACCGGCCAGGCTGCAAAAGTAAAAGCGGCGTGA